One region of Calderihabitans maritimus genomic DNA includes:
- the thiC gene encoding phosphomethylpyrimidine synthase ThiC — translation MLKARRGEITLEIKKVAEKENLSPEVVAQRVADGTVVIPANINHQNLVPGGFGLGLRTKVNANIGTSTAYPDIDREIEKLRAALQAGADAIMDLSTGPDMDSSRRKILVESPVPVGTVPIYQAAVEAMDRYGSIVQMTADDLFRVIEKQAQDGVDFMTVHCGVTLEVISRLKEQGRIADIVSRGGSFITGWMLHHERENPLYENFDRLLDIALRYDVTLSLGDGLRPGCLADATDRAQVQELLILGELVDRARKAGVQVMVEGPGHVPLNQIEANITLAKRICQGAPFYVLGPVVTDVAPGYDHITAAIGGAIGAAAGADFLCYVTPAEHLGLPSIDDVREGVIAARIAAHAADVVKGIPGAREWDEKMARARKELNWEEQIRLAIDPEKARRYREQRNIGNAEACSMCGDFCAMKIVGEFLGKPVEKC, via the coding sequence ATGTTAAAGGCGCGGCGAGGAGAGATTACTCTTGAGATCAAAAAGGTTGCGGAAAAAGAAAATTTGAGTCCGGAGGTTGTAGCCCAAAGAGTAGCTGACGGTACGGTAGTTATTCCGGCCAATATTAATCACCAAAACCTGGTCCCTGGAGGTTTTGGTTTGGGTTTGCGTACCAAAGTCAACGCGAATATAGGCACCTCCACAGCGTACCCTGATATTGACCGAGAAATTGAAAAACTGAGGGCTGCTTTACAGGCAGGGGCCGATGCAATCATGGATTTGAGTACCGGGCCGGATATGGACAGCTCTCGGCGTAAGATCCTGGTGGAATCTCCTGTCCCCGTGGGGACCGTTCCTATTTATCAGGCTGCGGTAGAGGCCATGGACAGGTACGGATCCATTGTCCAGATGACTGCCGATGATCTTTTCCGGGTAATAGAAAAGCAGGCTCAAGATGGTGTAGATTTTATGACTGTACATTGCGGGGTTACCCTGGAAGTTATCAGCCGTTTGAAAGAACAGGGTAGAATAGCTGACATTGTCAGTCGTGGCGGGTCCTTTATAACCGGCTGGATGTTGCACCATGAAAGAGAAAATCCTCTTTATGAAAATTTTGACCGGCTCCTGGACATAGCCCTGCGTTATGATGTTACTCTGAGTTTAGGTGATGGTCTCCGGCCTGGCTGTTTGGCCGATGCCACCGACCGGGCCCAAGTACAAGAGCTTTTGATTTTAGGAGAACTGGTGGACAGGGCAAGGAAGGCAGGAGTGCAGGTTATGGTGGAAGGTCCCGGACATGTACCCTTGAATCAGATAGAAGCTAATATAACTTTGGCTAAACGGATTTGTCAGGGGGCACCTTTTTACGTCCTGGGGCCGGTGGTTACTGATGTTGCACCGGGTTACGATCACATCACTGCTGCCATTGGGGGAGCGATAGGGGCGGCAGCGGGGGCAGATTTCTTATGCTATGTGACGCCGGCAGAACACCTGGGTTTACCCTCCATTGATGATGTAAGGGAAGGGGTAATCGCTGCCCGAATTGCAGCCCATGCCGCCGATGTGGTCAAAGGTATTCCCGGTGCTCGGGAATGGGATGAGAAAATGGCCAGAGCGAGAAAAGAATTAAATTGGGAAGAACAAATTCGCTTAGCTATAGATCCGGAAAAAGCTCGGCGTTATCGGGAACAAAGGAACATCGGAAACGCTGAAGCCTGTTCAATGTGCGGTGATTTTTGTGCCATGAAAATAGTTGGTGAATTTTTGGGCAAGCCGGTAGAAAAGTGCTAG
- a CDS encoding response regulator yields MVSCDILIVDDQPGIRSLLKMVFVEEGYRVATATNGLEAVEKTSKLLPRLIIMDIRMPVMDGVTALKNIKTLYPRIPVILMTAYADAIQLGKAKELGAEGCIYKPFDVDNIRKRVLEIMDHNSEEVGNLA; encoded by the coding sequence ATGGTTTCCTGTGATATTCTTATTGTAGATGACCAGCCGGGTATTCGTTCCTTGCTGAAAATGGTTTTCGTCGAGGAGGGATACCGGGTGGCCACGGCCACCAACGGACTGGAAGCAGTAGAAAAGACCAGTAAGCTCTTGCCCAGATTGATAATTATGGACATTAGGATGCCGGTCATGGATGGGGTAACTGCTTTAAAGAACATCAAAACGCTTTATCCCCGGATACCGGTTATTCTGATGACGGCTTATGCTGATGCCATCCAGCTGGGAAAGGCTAAAGAATTAGGTGCTGAAGGATGTATTTACAAACCTTTCGATGTAGATAACATTAGAAAGAGAGTGTTGGAGATTATGGACCATAATTCCGAAGAAGTAGGTAATTTGGCCTGA
- a CDS encoding amidohydrolase: MLALVGGTVLTMEGPVYSPGTVLIKDGKICGVGERLPLPPEAEVLDVTGKVVMPGLVEAHCHLGILEEIYRIEGNDLNEISDPVTPHLRALDAVNPEDEGFKDALAAGITTVLTGPGSANVIGGQTLVMKTHGTVVDKMVLRQPAGLKVAFGENPKRVHGEQQKKQPATRMAITALLREQLVKAQNYLKKLSREEGERDLRLEPLVQVLRKEIPLQAHVHRADDIMTALRIAGEFQLDLILVHCTEGHKVVEELARYNVPVIVGPTLTSRSKVELKERTFRTPALLSKAGVKVALMTDHPVIPVQYLPLCAALAVKEGMAEEEALKAITLYPAQILGVAHRVGSIAPGKDADIIVASGSLLDLKSRVEMVLVNGEVVVS, translated from the coding sequence GTGCTGGCTCTTGTAGGGGGAACAGTATTGACCATGGAGGGTCCAGTGTACTCTCCAGGGACCGTGCTAATAAAGGATGGTAAGATTTGCGGCGTGGGGGAGAGACTACCTTTACCTCCAGAGGCAGAAGTATTGGACGTTACAGGCAAAGTGGTTATGCCTGGGCTAGTGGAGGCCCACTGTCATTTAGGGATATTGGAGGAAATTTACCGGATTGAGGGAAATGATCTCAATGAAATTTCGGATCCCGTAACTCCTCACCTTCGGGCTTTGGACGCGGTTAATCCGGAGGATGAAGGTTTTAAGGATGCTCTGGCAGCAGGGATTACGACTGTCTTGACGGGGCCCGGTAGTGCTAACGTAATAGGTGGGCAGACCCTGGTGATGAAAACTCATGGGACCGTGGTAGATAAGATGGTACTCCGTCAACCGGCAGGGCTCAAGGTTGCTTTTGGAGAAAATCCTAAACGGGTCCATGGAGAACAGCAGAAAAAACAACCTGCTACCCGGATGGCCATTACCGCCCTGCTACGCGAACAGTTGGTTAAGGCTCAAAATTATTTAAAGAAACTCTCCCGGGAAGAAGGGGAAAGAGACCTAAGATTGGAGCCCTTGGTTCAGGTATTACGAAAAGAGATTCCCCTGCAGGCCCATGTTCACCGGGCCGATGATATAATGACAGCGTTGCGTATCGCCGGAGAGTTTCAATTGGATTTGATATTGGTACACTGTACCGAGGGACACAAGGTGGTCGAAGAACTGGCCCGTTATAATGTGCCGGTTATAGTAGGGCCCACTTTAACCAGCCGTTCCAAAGTGGAATTAAAGGAAAGGACTTTTCGGACACCTGCCCTTTTAAGTAAAGCAGGAGTAAAAGTTGCCCTCATGACCGATCACCCGGTAATCCCTGTCCAGTATCTTCCTTTATGTGCTGCTTTGGCGGTAAAAGAAGGGATGGCGGAAGAGGAAGCGCTCAAAGCTATAACCCTGTATCCGGCGCAGATATTGGGAGTTGCCCATCGGGTAGGTAGTATTGCTCCCGGTAAAGATGCTGATATTATTGTCGCCAGCGGTTCACTACTGGATCTTAAATCTCGCGTGGAAATGGTTCTGGTTAACGGTGAAGTGGTAGTGTCCTGA
- a CDS encoding gamma-glutamyl-gamma-aminobutyrate hydrolase family protein: protein MPPLIGITCSHDLQENRYYLRVNYCRVIEACGGLPFILPAVTTKELIKNYCERLDGLILSGGGDVDPTFFGEEPLPGCGKIDPERDYWEINLVQKWLTTGKPLLAICRGMQVLNIAAGGDIYQDIYSQLSVTIKHQQEAPPWHPTHHVSIIPDTKLYSIMGKLSWRVNTFHHQAIRRPAPGFTVSARAADGVVEALEATSFGFVIGVQWHPECMWKRDPKAKALFETFVKECKN, encoded by the coding sequence ATGCCGCCTCTGATAGGAATTACCTGCAGCCACGACCTCCAAGAAAACAGGTATTACCTGCGGGTTAATTACTGCCGGGTAATAGAAGCATGTGGGGGCCTGCCGTTCATTCTTCCCGCAGTTACCACAAAAGAATTGATCAAGAATTACTGCGAACGTTTGGATGGATTAATTTTGTCCGGTGGCGGGGATGTTGACCCGACGTTTTTTGGAGAAGAGCCTTTGCCGGGTTGCGGCAAAATTGATCCGGAAAGAGATTACTGGGAGATCAATTTGGTGCAGAAATGGTTGACGACTGGAAAGCCGCTACTAGCCATCTGTCGGGGAATGCAGGTGTTGAATATAGCTGCCGGAGGAGATATTTACCAGGATATATATTCCCAACTTTCGGTAACAATAAAACACCAACAAGAGGCTCCCCCCTGGCACCCCACCCATCACGTCTCCATTATTCCCGATACCAAACTTTATTCTATCATGGGTAAATTGTCGTGGAGAGTGAATACTTTTCATCATCAGGCGATACGGCGTCCGGCCCCCGGATTCACGGTCAGTGCCCGCGCGGCCGACGGAGTAGTTGAGGCGCTGGAAGCAACTTCCTTCGGCTTTGTTATAGGGGTCCAGTGGCATCCCGAATGTATGTGGAAACGTGACCCAAAGGCCAAAGCTCTATTTGAAACTTTTGTTAAAGAATGCAAAAATTAA
- a CDS encoding type II toxin-antitoxin system PemK/MazF family toxin, with the protein MYVRRGDIFYAELNPVVGSEQGGTRPVLVIQNDIGNQYSPTTIVIAITSQISKAKLPTHVELPPEKSGLEKDSVILAEQIRTIDKSRLKQKVATLGEEEMEKVNRAIEISLGLVEL; encoded by the coding sequence ATGTATGTGAGACGGGGAGATATTTTTTATGCAGAATTGAATCCGGTAGTAGGGTCGGAACAAGGAGGCACCCGCCCTGTTTTGGTTATACAGAACGATATTGGCAACCAGTACAGCCCTACCACGATTGTGATAGCTATTACCTCCCAGATTAGCAAGGCAAAATTACCTACTCACGTGGAATTGCCACCGGAAAAAAGCGGGCTGGAAAAAGATTCTGTGATTCTCGCTGAGCAGATACGTACCATTGATAAGAGCCGCCTCAAGCAAAAGGTGGCTACTCTGGGCGAAGAAGAAATGGAAAAAGTTAACCGGGCGATTGAAATTAGTTTAGGACTAGTAGAATTATGA
- a CDS encoding CopG family ribbon-helix-helix protein: MAGVKRIMISLPESLLEEVDGMASLEKRNRSEFIREAMKLYIMERKRRALREQMKKGYQEMARINLALAMENYDVENEVQDYYDQKLAECK; the protein is encoded by the coding sequence GTGGCAGGAGTAAAGCGTATCATGATCAGTCTGCCGGAAAGCTTACTTGAGGAAGTAGACGGGATGGCTTCCCTGGAAAAACGTAACCGCAGTGAATTTATTCGGGAGGCGATGAAACTTTACATTATGGAACGAAAACGTCGCGCCCTCCGGGAGCAGATGAAAAAAGGATATCAAGAGATGGCCCGGATTAATTTGGCCTTAGCTATGGAAAACTATGATGTAGAAAATGAGGTGCAAGATTATTACGATCAAAAATTAGCGGAGTGCAAATGA
- the alr gene encoding alanine racemase produces MWSRPVWAEIDLGAIAHNIREIRRITRPQAQIMAVVKANAYGHGAVEVSRTLLANGADRLGVALLQEALELRQEGFAVPILILGFTPSHQLEAVVRANIAQTIFSYEQAWTLSRVAGELGKKARVHVKIDTGMGRLGFPADDQTVKTILRISRLPNLEIEGIFTHFATADEKDKTFTRYQFEQFQWVVEELKAQGLEIPLKHAANSAAIIDLPETHLDLVRPGISLYGIYPSPDVCKDRINLIPAMTFKTQIAFLKRVRPGTSISYGRTYVAKEERVIATLPLGYADGYSRALSNRGKVLVKGKKVPIVGRVCMDQTMIDVTEVSDVRVGDEVVLFGREGREKLPVEEVAGQLGTIAYEVVCMVSSRVPRVYFRSRRKN; encoded by the coding sequence GTGTGGTCACGGCCGGTCTGGGCAGAAATAGATCTCGGGGCGATAGCTCATAACATCAGGGAAATAAGGAGAATTACTCGACCCCAGGCGCAAATTATGGCTGTAGTTAAAGCCAATGCTTATGGCCATGGAGCGGTAGAGGTTAGCCGTACATTACTGGCCAACGGTGCAGACCGGCTGGGTGTTGCCCTGCTGCAGGAGGCCCTGGAATTGAGACAGGAAGGTTTTGCCGTGCCCATTCTGATTCTAGGTTTTACTCCCTCTCACCAGTTGGAAGCGGTAGTTAGGGCCAATATTGCCCAGACTATATTTTCCTACGAACAGGCATGGACGTTATCCCGGGTGGCGGGGGAACTCGGTAAAAAAGCAAGGGTTCATGTTAAGATTGACACAGGTATGGGCCGGCTCGGTTTCCCGGCCGATGACCAGACGGTGAAAACTATCCTCCGCATATCCAGGCTTCCGAATTTGGAGATCGAGGGGATATTCACCCATTTTGCCACCGCTGACGAGAAGGATAAAACTTTTACCCGCTACCAATTTGAGCAATTTCAATGGGTGGTGGAGGAACTAAAAGCGCAGGGGCTAGAAATACCCTTAAAGCATGCTGCCAACAGTGCCGCCATAATTGATTTGCCTGAAACCCACCTTGATTTGGTAAGACCGGGTATATCTCTCTACGGAATTTATCCCTCTCCCGATGTTTGTAAAGATAGAATCAATTTAATTCCAGCCATGACTTTTAAAACTCAGATTGCATTCCTCAAACGCGTTAGGCCCGGTACCAGTATAAGTTACGGGCGGACTTATGTAGCAAAAGAAGAAAGGGTTATAGCAACGCTTCCGCTGGGCTATGCCGACGGGTACTCCCGGGCGCTTTCCAACCGGGGGAAGGTACTGGTGAAAGGGAAAAAGGTACCGATAGTGGGCAGGGTTTGCATGGACCAAACAATGATAGATGTAACCGAAGTTTCTGATGTCAGGGTGGGGGATGAGGTGGTGCTTTTCGGCCGGGAAGGAAGGGAAAAGTTGCCGGTAGAAGAAGTTGCCGGTCAACTCGGGACGATTGCTTATGAGGTGGTATGTATGGTTAGCTCCAGGGTTCCCCGCGTTTATTTTCGCTCCAGGAGGAAAAACTGA
- a CDS encoding NAD(P)H-hydrate dehydratase, producing the protein MKLVTAEEMKRLDQLASSAYHVPSIVLMENAGLRVVEVISRHFQGKVRGKRIAIFAGKGNNGGDGLVVARHLMNAGAEVQVFMLARTEDLKGDAAANLQILQKMKARIYCITEERHLQRVDIVLLYTDLVVDAIFGTGFKGAAMGLPARVIQLINERGKPVVAVDLPSGLEADTGKVLGPCIQARYTVTFALPKLGLILEPGAQYVGELIVADISIPNSLIEGQPLKHNLITEEWCRSLLPRRKPWGHKGDFGHVFVIGGSPGMTGAVVLAGEAALRSGAGLVTVGVPRSLNPVIEEKLTEVMSKPLAETEGKVISVEALPQIEAFLEKVSVVAVGPGMSTDFAPVNMVRQLILRLSVPAVIDADGLNALAGKVDILKEAKVPLVITPHPGEMARLTGMAVDEVQDNRVHVARKAAEEWGVVVVLKGAKTVVASPSGEIFINPSGNVGMATGGSGDVLTGVISGLIAQGMQVLEAAVVGTFIHGKAGDEAVQEKGRMGLVAGDIIDRLPEVLKGMER; encoded by the coding sequence GTGAAACTGGTAACCGCGGAGGAAATGAAGAGGCTTGACCAACTGGCTTCGTCGGCCTACCATGTACCCAGCATCGTACTGATGGAAAATGCCGGTTTAAGGGTAGTGGAGGTCATTTCCCGTCATTTTCAGGGAAAAGTGCGGGGCAAAAGAATAGCCATCTTTGCCGGGAAGGGGAACAACGGAGGAGACGGCTTGGTAGTGGCCCGCCATTTGATGAACGCAGGAGCCGAAGTGCAGGTTTTTATGCTGGCCCGAACTGAAGATCTCAAAGGAGATGCTGCCGCTAACCTACAGATTCTACAAAAGATGAAGGCGAGAATATATTGCATTACGGAAGAAAGACATTTACAAAGAGTTGATATAGTTTTGCTGTACACGGATCTGGTAGTAGATGCTATTTTCGGTACCGGTTTCAAAGGGGCGGCGATGGGATTGCCGGCGCGGGTCATCCAGTTAATAAACGAACGGGGTAAACCAGTAGTAGCGGTAGATCTTCCTTCCGGATTGGAAGCAGATACCGGAAAAGTCTTGGGGCCGTGTATCCAGGCACGTTATACAGTTACGTTTGCTTTACCTAAGTTGGGTTTGATTTTGGAACCGGGAGCACAATATGTAGGCGAACTGATTGTGGCCGATATTTCTATTCCCAATTCTTTGATTGAAGGGCAGCCCTTAAAGCATAATTTAATTACTGAAGAATGGTGCCGGTCTCTGCTGCCCCGGCGAAAACCCTGGGGACATAAAGGAGACTTTGGCCATGTATTTGTGATAGGTGGTTCTCCGGGTATGACCGGTGCCGTCGTTCTGGCCGGTGAAGCTGCTTTAAGGAGCGGAGCCGGTCTGGTCACGGTCGGCGTTCCCCGCTCGCTTAATCCGGTAATTGAAGAAAAGTTAACCGAAGTTATGAGCAAACCGCTGGCTGAAACGGAAGGTAAGGTTATCAGTGTGGAAGCTTTACCACAAATTGAGGCCTTTTTGGAGAAGGTGTCGGTGGTAGCCGTTGGGCCGGGGATGAGTACTGATTTTGCACCCGTCAATATGGTCCGGCAATTAATACTCCGATTAAGCGTACCGGCGGTTATTGATGCTGACGGGTTGAATGCATTGGCGGGTAAGGTGGATATATTGAAAGAAGCCAAAGTGCCTTTAGTAATTACTCCCCACCCGGGAGAAATGGCTCGGCTTACGGGAATGGCTGTTGATGAAGTACAGGATAACCGTGTGCACGTGGCCCGTAAGGCGGCGGAAGAATGGGGAGTAGTAGTGGTTCTTAAGGGAGCTAAAACGGTCGTAGCTTCTCCGTCAGGAGAGATATTCATCAATCCTTCCGGTAATGTGGGAATGGCAACGGGGGGAAGTGGAGATGTCTTAACCGGCGTCATATCTGGGTTGATAGCTCAGGGAATGCAAGTTTTGGAAGCGGCTGTAGTAGGAACTTTCATTCACGGTAAAGCCGGTGATGAGGCGGTTCAAGAAAAAGGTCGGATGGGCTTGGTTGCCGGCGACATTATTGACCGGTTGCCGGAAGTGCTAAAAGGAATGGAGAGGTGA
- a CDS encoding holo-ACP synthase: protein MIRGIGIDIVEIARIERACRRWEEKFRERLYTDAEWAYCTSRAQPYAAMAARFAAKEAVMKALGVGVGKIGWREIEISREEYGRPRVRLYGKARDLARRQGITEIWISLSHCRDYASACAVAEGGSGR, encoded by the coding sequence ATGATAAGGGGAATAGGTATTGATATAGTGGAGATTGCTAGAATAGAAAGAGCTTGCAGGCGGTGGGAGGAGAAGTTTAGGGAAAGGTTGTATACGGATGCTGAATGGGCATACTGTACGTCCAGAGCCCAGCCTTACGCAGCTATGGCAGCTAGGTTTGCGGCCAAAGAGGCAGTAATGAAGGCTCTGGGAGTCGGAGTAGGTAAAATCGGCTGGAGGGAGATAGAAATAAGTAGGGAAGAATATGGAAGGCCTCGGGTAAGATTATACGGAAAAGCCAGGGATTTGGCCCGGCGGCAAGGAATTACTGAGATATGGATAAGTTTATCCCATTGTCGCGATTATGCATCGGCCTGTGCGGTAGCTGAAGGGGGAAGCGGAAGGTGA
- a CDS encoding DUF4212 domain-containing protein: protein MEQERRQAYWRKNIGLIRNLLIIWALVSYVAAIFLANPFYNIRFFGIPLSFWFAQQGSMLVFVILIFYYSWRMDRLDEEYDVQEVRYTGSAPKSKEVSG, encoded by the coding sequence ATGGAACAAGAACGGCGCCAAGCTTACTGGCGGAAAAACATCGGTTTGATCCGCAACCTGCTGATCATCTGGGCCCTGGTTTCCTACGTCGCCGCAATTTTTCTCGCCAACCCGTTCTACAATATTCGCTTTTTCGGTATACCTTTATCTTTCTGGTTCGCTCAGCAAGGCTCAATGCTAGTATTTGTTATCTTAATTTTCTATTATAGCTGGCGAATGGATCGGCTTGACGAAGAGTATGACGTTCAGGAGGTCAGATATACCGGAAGCGCGCCAAAGAGTAAGGAGGTGTCGGGATGA
- a CDS encoding sodium:solute symporter family protein, giving the protein MSVEAWTLILVAITFGLYLYIGWWARVRETAGFYVAERGIPPIANGAATAADWMSAASFISMAGLISFLGYDGTVYLMGWTGGYVLLALLLAPYLRKYGKYTVPDFIGDRYYSKWARAVAAIATIFISLTYVAGQMRGVGIVFSRYLQVDLAIGVLIGMAVVSFFAVLGGMKGITWTQVAQYTVLIIAYLIPGVAIAAKLTGIPIPQLALTFTDIAQRLSDIQVELGMGEYLAPFQKFSAINVFAITFALMVGTAGLPHVIIRFYTVPNVRSARWSAGWALLFIALLYTTAPAIGVFAKYNLIQSLNDQPLEQVRQINWVSKWEQTGLLKLEDKNGDGKLQFTGNPETNEVTIDRDIIVLSTPEVAQLAPFVIALVAAGGLAAALSTAAGLLLAMSSAVSHDLYYRIFRPDASEAQRLLVGRAMVFLAILVAGYFGVNPPGFVGEVVAFAFGLAAASLFPAILLGIFDQRMNREGAIAGILTGLIFTAVMIVLMRSTKLLGTEAPILESFLGINAQGIGTVGMILNFIVAYIVSRATPPPPQEIQDLVQDIRIPKGVGQASAHH; this is encoded by the coding sequence ATGAGTGTTGAAGCATGGACGCTGATATTGGTCGCCATCACCTTTGGACTGTATCTGTATATAGGCTGGTGGGCCCGAGTGCGGGAGACCGCGGGCTTCTACGTGGCCGAACGCGGAATTCCTCCCATTGCTAACGGAGCAGCCACCGCAGCAGACTGGATGTCCGCCGCTTCGTTTATCTCCATGGCCGGACTGATATCCTTCCTTGGTTATGACGGGACGGTCTACCTAATGGGCTGGACCGGAGGATATGTGCTGCTCGCCCTACTCCTTGCCCCTTACCTGCGTAAGTACGGTAAATACACGGTGCCGGACTTCATCGGCGACCGGTACTACTCCAAGTGGGCCCGCGCCGTTGCGGCGATAGCCACCATCTTCATTTCCCTTACTTACGTAGCCGGGCAGATGCGGGGTGTAGGAATCGTTTTCAGTCGCTACCTCCAGGTGGATCTCGCCATCGGGGTACTTATCGGTATGGCTGTCGTATCCTTCTTCGCCGTATTAGGTGGAATGAAGGGAATTACCTGGACCCAGGTGGCCCAATATACCGTTCTGATTATTGCTTATCTGATCCCTGGTGTTGCAATTGCTGCTAAACTCACCGGTATCCCCATTCCCCAGCTCGCCCTGACCTTTACCGACATCGCCCAGCGGCTGAGCGACATCCAGGTTGAACTGGGGATGGGAGAATACCTGGCACCCTTCCAGAAATTTTCGGCCATTAACGTTTTCGCCATTACCTTTGCTTTGATGGTAGGTACCGCGGGTCTGCCTCACGTAATCATCCGTTTTTACACCGTTCCCAACGTCCGTTCGGCCCGTTGGTCCGCCGGGTGGGCACTGTTGTTCATCGCCCTGCTCTACACCACCGCTCCGGCGATCGGTGTTTTCGCCAAGTATAACCTGATCCAGAGCCTCAATGACCAGCCTCTGGAGCAGGTAAGGCAAATTAACTGGGTATCCAAGTGGGAGCAGACTGGACTGCTCAAGTTAGAAGATAAAAACGGTGACGGAAAGTTACAGTTTACCGGTAACCCAGAAACCAATGAGGTTACCATCGACCGTGATATTATTGTTCTCTCTACGCCCGAAGTAGCTCAACTTGCACCCTTTGTAATTGCTCTGGTGGCCGCAGGTGGTCTAGCAGCAGCCCTCTCTACAGCGGCAGGACTACTGCTCGCCATGTCCAGCGCGGTATCCCACGATCTATATTACCGGATCTTCCGGCCAGACGCCAGCGAAGCCCAACGTCTTCTGGTAGGACGCGCCATGGTCTTCCTCGCCATCTTGGTCGCCGGTTACTTCGGCGTCAACCCGCCGGGATTTGTGGGCGAGGTGGTGGCCTTCGCCTTCGGATTAGCTGCGGCCAGCCTCTTCCCGGCCATTCTACTGGGCATCTTCGACCAGCGGATGAACCGGGAGGGAGCTATCGCAGGAATTCTCACCGGCCTCATCTTTACCGCCGTGATGATTGTATTGATGCGCTCGACCAAGCTGCTGGGAACCGAAGCACCTATCTTAGAGAGCTTCTTGGGGATCAATGCCCAAGGTATCGGAACGGTCGGGATGATTCTCAACTTCATAGTAGCCTATATAGTTTCCCGGGCTACTCCACCTCCGCCCCAGGAGATCCAGGATCTAGTCCAGGATATCCGTATCCCCAAAGGAGTGGGGCAGGCGAGCGCCCATCACTAA
- a CDS encoding histidine kinase, producing the protein MKILSLAGAVSGVQLLIIVKLLDIEAWQIIAALFTTNVVTLAVFRKWLAFSPQSTSDEPKGDSEKEMPPVDPTVQIAHETLPYLRRGLNETTARKTAEIIQKIAEVPAVAVTDREKVLAYLGVGCEKHQPGDRILTEATKEVIATGQYKVVQTTKQLNCPMTNCDCPLAAAVIVPLKCRDEVVGTLKLYQTTEGQLPPHVIRLAIGIAQLLSMQIELAELDRQTQLLTLAKLDALHAQINPHFFFNVLNTIIMYSRTNPTRARRLLIRLADFFRQTLKRHGHLITLREELECVNTYLVLEKARFGDKLRIVKDVDKNLLDYKVPVFSLQPLVENAVKHGITPKEGTGTVKISARVENNELVMSVADDGVGIPADKLNLVLQPGYGSGNGVGLSNVHQRLQSLYGEEYGLQIVSCAGEGTVIYLRIPLDVQIDTEERAGQGGLPYYEVESANR; encoded by the coding sequence CTGAAAATTTTAAGTCTCGCCGGAGCAGTAAGCGGAGTTCAATTGTTGATCATCGTTAAACTGTTGGACATTGAAGCCTGGCAAATAATCGCCGCCTTGTTCACAACCAACGTTGTTACTTTAGCTGTTTTCCGCAAGTGGCTGGCATTTTCTCCTCAGTCCACCAGTGACGAACCAAAAGGGGATTCGGAAAAGGAAATGCCTCCCGTTGATCCCACCGTACAGATTGCCCATGAGACTCTACCCTACTTGCGTAGAGGCCTTAACGAAACTACAGCCCGCAAGACGGCGGAAATTATTCAAAAAATTGCCGAAGTTCCCGCTGTAGCGGTTACGGACCGGGAGAAAGTTCTGGCCTACCTAGGAGTCGGTTGCGAAAAACACCAGCCGGGAGACAGAATTCTGACGGAAGCTACCAAAGAAGTCATAGCTACCGGTCAGTATAAGGTAGTTCAAACTACCAAACAACTGAACTGCCCTATGACTAACTGCGACTGTCCTCTGGCTGCAGCGGTCATTGTACCGTTAAAATGTCGCGACGAGGTGGTGGGAACGTTAAAGCTATATCAAACCACCGAAGGGCAACTTCCCCCTCATGTTATTCGCCTGGCGATCGGTATTGCCCAACTTCTCAGTATGCAGATTGAACTGGCTGAACTGGACCGACAGACTCAGTTGCTTACTTTGGCTAAACTCGATGCCTTACATGCCCAAATTAACCCTCATTTCTTCTTTAACGTTCTGAATACTATCATTATGTACAGTCGTACTAATCCTACACGAGCCAGAAGACTTTTGATTCGATTAGCTGACTTTTTCCGCCAGACTCTGAAGCGTCATGGCCATTTAATAACCCTCCGGGAAGAGTTGGAATGTGTCAATACTTATCTGGTGCTGGAGAAAGCCCGTTTCGGCGATAAGCTGCGTATTGTAAAAGATGTGGACAAAAATTTGCTGGATTACAAAGTTCCGGTTTTCAGCCTTCAGCCTCTGGTAGAAAATGCGGTTAAGCATGGAATTACCCCGAAAGAAGGTACCGGAACGGTAAAAATTTCGGCTCGAGTAGAAAACAATGAGCTTGTAATGAGTGTAGCCGATGACGGTGTAGGAATACCGGCAGACAAATTAAACCTGGTTTTGCAACCGGGGTATGGTTCAGGAAACGGTGTGGGACTGAGCAATGTTCACCAGCGGTTACAGAGCTTGTACGGAGAGGAATACGGTTTGCAGATAGTAAGTTGTGCGGGTGAAGGTACAGTTATTTATCTCAGGATTCCCCTGGATGTTCAGATAGATACGGAAGAGAGAGCCGGTCAAGGAGGCCTGCCTTATTATGAAGTTGAAAGCGCTAATCGTTGA